A single Theropithecus gelada isolate Dixy chromosome 7b, Tgel_1.0, whole genome shotgun sequence DNA region contains:
- the GPR33 gene encoding probable G-protein coupled receptor 33 codes for MELINSTDYLINASTLVRNSTQFLAPASKMIIALSLYISSIIGTITNGLYLWALRFKMKQTVNTLLYFHLIFSYFISTLILPFMATSQLQDNHWNFGTALCKVFNGTLSLGMFTSVFFLSAISLDRYLLTLHPVWSQQHRTPRWASGIVLGVWISAAALSIPYLIFRETHHDREGKVTCRNNYAVSSNWESKEMQALRQWIHVACFISRFFLGFLLPFFIIIFCYERVASKVKERGLFKSSKPFKVMMTAIVSFFVCWMPYHIHQGLLLTKNQSLLLELTLILTVLTTSFNTIFSPTLYLFTGENFKNVFKKSILALFESTFSEDSSAERTQNLNSEA; via the coding sequence ATGGAGCTGATCAATTCTACTGATTACCTGATCAATGCCTCTACTTTAGTAAGAAACAGCACTCAGTTTCTAGCTCCTGCATCAAAAATGATTATTGCCCTTTCTTTGTACATTTCATCTATAATTGGTACCATCACCAATGGCCTCTATCTATGGGCGCTAAGATTCAAGATGAAACAGACTGTCAATACTCTCTTAtattttcatctcattttctcatattttatttcaacattgATTCTGCCATTTATGGCCACCTCCCAACTTCAGGACAATCACTGGAACTTTGGAACTGCCTTGTGCAAGGTCTTCAATGGCACTTTGTCTCTGGGGATGTTCacctctgttttcttcctttcggCCATCAGTCTTGATCGTTACCTTCTCACTCTTCACCCAGTGTGGTCCCAGCAGCACCGAACCCCACGCTGGGCTTCCGGCATTGTCCTAGGAGTCTGGATCTCAGCCGCTGCCCTCAGCATCCCGTATTTGATTTTCAGAGAGACACATCATGACCGTGAAGGAAAGGTGACTTGTCGAAATAACTATGCTGTGTCTAGTAACTGGGAAAGCAAGGAGATGCAAGCATTAAGGCAGTGGATTCATGTAGCCTGTTTCATCAGCCGCTTCTTCCTGGGCTTTCTTCTGCCtttcttcatcatcatcttttgTTATGAAAGAGTAGCCAGCAAGGTGAAAGAGAGGGGCCTGTTTAAATCCAGCAAGCCCTTCAAAGTTATGATGACTGCCATTGTCTCTTTCTTTGTGTGTTGGATGCCCTATCATATACACCAGGGTTTACTTCTCACTAAGAACCAGTCACTACTTTTAGAGTTGACTCTGATACTTACAGTGCTAACCACTTCTTTCAATACTATCTTTTCTCCCACACTCTACTTATTTACTGGGGAGAACTTCAAAAACGTCTTCAAGAAGTCCATTCTTGCTCTGTTTGAGTCAACATTTAGTGAGGATTCTTCTGCAGAAAGGACGCAAAACCTAAACTCAGAAGCCTAA